Within Limisalsivibrio acetivorans, the genomic segment TGAACCAGAACCCGCCGGAGAGGGATACCCTTGCTATGCTGTTTGCACCTCTTACCGCTGAAGCGTAGTCGCCGGACTGTTTTATGAGAATGAAAAGAACGGTGGAGGCTATGATTGCTGAGATTATTCTAAGGGATCTCTTCGCAGGTATAAGAATCAGAAGGGAGAGAATCAGTAGAGACGGAACAGTCAGCATCCCCGCTGTGTTTACAATCTCAGTCCAGCCGACATCCTCGCCGGCCATGAGCCTGTTCGGCTTCTCGTTGAGAAAACCCGAAAAGAACAGCCCCGCCAGGGATATGAGAACCCCCGGCAGGCCTATTTTCATCATTACTTAATGAATCCTTTACTCTTAAGGTACTCTTCGGCCACCTGCTTGGAGCCTCTACCTTCCAGTGCGATGCTTGCGTTCAGCCTCTGGAGGGTTTCGCCGTTGAGCGATTTAAATACCGGTGCGAGGTAGTCCTCCACCTCGGGGTATTTCTTGTAGAACTCCTCGGTGGCAACGGGTGCAGGCTCGTAGACGGGCTGAACACCCTTCGTGTCCTTGAGAACCACAAGGCCGAGTGCAGCGAGTGCACCGTCGGTTCCGTATGCCATGGCAAGGTTAACGCCGTTTATCCTCTGGGCGGCGGCCTGTTCGGTCTGGGCGGTGTTTCCGCCTGAGAGTAACAGAAGCTCATCGCCGGAGAATTCGAATCCGTACACCTTCTGGAAGGCCTTGAGGGTGTCCGGTCTGCTGGCGAACTCCTCTGATGCGGCAAGCTTTACCTCGCCGCCATTGTTCATATATCTGGCAAGATCCTCCAGAGATTCAAGGTTGTGCTCCTCTGCAAGGTCCTTGCGGGACGCTATCGCCCATGTGTTGTTTGCGGGAGCGGGGGTCATCCAGACCAGACCGTTTTTCTCATGATCAGCTTTTTTGACTGCCTTGTATCCTTCATCCGCATTCTTAAAGACGTTCTTATTGATATGGTCGAAGAAGAATCCGCCGTTGCCCGTATATTCGGGGTAGATATCTATCTGGCCTGTCTTGATAGCCTTACGTATGATATTTGTTGGACCGAGTTCGGTTTTGTCAACGGTTTCAAAACCGTGCTCCTCAAGAACGAGGATAATCATGTTGCCGAGAAGCGCACCCTCGGTATCTATCTTGGAGCCCACAACCGCCTTCGGTTCGGCAAAAGCTGTCAGGGGGAGAGCCGCTACAAGCAGCAATAAAAGTAACTTCCTCATCATTAATACCTCCTCACTGTTATGCCGAAGTATAACAGACAGCTATCCCATGTCAAACACGCTTGGGATCTGTTTTTATACCAGATGCATATAAATTGACTAAAACCCGCTTTCCTGCTATTTTCTCCCTCATGGATTTTAACCTTACCGAATACCTGCGGTTCATGGCTTTGGCCATTGTGCCCTTCTTCTTCGCAATTACAGTGCACGAGCTTTCTCATGGTTTTGTGGCTTATCGTCTGGGTGACGATACAGCAAAGAACGCCGGAAGGCTAACCCTTAACCCCTTTGCCCATATAGATATATTCGGGCTCCTATTTCTGCTGATTACAAGGCTTTTCGGCTGGGCGAAGCCCGTTCCGGTGAATTTCGGCAATCTGAGAAACAAAAAATACGGCATGGCGATTGTGGCATTTGCCGGGCCTGCTTCTAATCTCATCATAGCTGTTATCTCCGCTATACTACTTCGTCTTATCGAGTTTATCCCCGTTCAGGAGGGTTCCACGGCGTTTCAGGTGATCTATCCTCTGTATATAATGATCCGGCTTTCGGTGCAGATAAACGTGGCGCTGGCCATATTCAACATGATACCGATCCTGCCGCTGGACGGCGGAAGGATCCTGTTCAACTTTCTCCCCATGGACAAGGCAATGGCCTTTGCAAAGACGGAGCAGTACGGCTTCTTTATAATACTTGCACTATTTCTCACAAACGTATTCGACAGAACGGTTCTGCCGGTAATAAGATTTTGCTATCAACTACTTCTATAAAAGAGGATATATATAATGAAAAGAGTTCTCAGCGGAATGCGCCCCACAGGAAGGCTTCATATCGGACACTACTTCGGAGCCCTCAAAAACTGGGTCAAGCTCCAGGACGAGCATGAATGCTTCTACTTTGTGGCGGACTGGCACGCATTAACCACCAACTACGAAAACCCCGAGGATATCATCGAGCTCAGGAGGGAACTCCTTCTCGATTGGCTTTCTGTGGGGCTTTCACCCGATAAATGCACCATGTTTGTGCAGTCGAAGAATATCTACCACGCAGAGCTTAACCTCCTGCTTTCTATGATTACCCCCGTGGGCTGGCTGGAGCGGTGCCCCACCTATAAGGAGCTTAAACAGGAGGTGTCGGACAAGGACCTTTCAAACCTGGGCTTTCTTGGCTATCCCGTTCTGCAGACGGCGGATATCGTTATGTACTCTGCTGACTTCGTTCCTGTGGGCGTGGACCAGATGCCCCACCTTGAGATCTCCCGTGAGGTTGTGCGCCGCTTCCATCACCTTTACAGCACAGATGTTTTCGTTGAGCCGAAGGGGCTTCTCACCGAAACCCCCAAGATCCCCGGTCTGGATGGGCGCAAGATGTCCAAAAGCTACGGCAACGCCATAACCTTATCCGAGGATCTTAAAGAGGTTGAAACGAAGCTCAAGCGGATGAAAACCGATACGAACCGCATGAGAAAGACCGATCCCGGCAATCCGGAGATATGCCCCGTATTCGATTATCACAAAGTCTTTTCCACCGAGGAGGAGAGGGGGTATATTACAGAAGGGTGTACCACCGCCGGAATCGGCTGTATGGAATGTAAAAAAATACTTATAAAGCACGTCATGGAGCTTCTGGAGCCTATTCAGGATAGGAGGAAGCACTACGAGGCGGAGATCAGCAACGCCGATGAGTTCCTCGCCGAATCCCAGAAGAGGGCGAACGATGAAGCCGCCGCCATGATGGAGCGTGTGAGGAGTGCCATCCGTATATGAGCCAGCTGCTGGATGTCTCCCTCGACAATTTCGAGGGCCCGCTTGATCTTCTGATTCATCTTATCTACAAGAATGAACTGGATATCTACGACATCCCCATTGCGTTCATAACAGAGAGTTTTATCACCGTGATCAACGAGATGGAGAAACTGGACATCGAGGTTGCGGCAGAGTTTATCAACATGGCCTCCTACCTTATCTACCTCAAATCAAGGATGCTTCTCCCCAGAGACAGCTTCTTCGATGAGGATATGGATCCGGAGGAGGAGAAATACCTTTTTACCCAGCGTCTTGTGGAATACAGCTTCTATAAGGACGTGTCGGATCTTATCCGTGAGAAGGAACAGGAGGCGGGAAAAAGCCTCATGCGAAGCGACAGCATATATATCCCCAAGGAGGCCCAGGAACCGGAGGACCCCTTCCGCCTTGCCTGTGCATTCTTTGAGGTTCTCAATAAAGAGACTGAACCAAATATGGTTGTGGAGCGCAGTCTTATCAGCTTTGAAGATACCGTGGAGAAGATCCGCACCCTCGTTTTTAGCAAATACCGCTTCTTCTGGACGGATATTCTGGAGAACTGCCATAGCAGGCAGGAGGTTGCCGTATCACTTCTGGCCGTTCTGGAGCTTGTTAAGATGCGCGTTGCCGTGGCTATTCAGCAGGAGAACTTCGGGGATATCCTCATAGAGAAGGGGGTTGAAGAAGATGGAGAGGGATAAGGAGAAGAAGCTTTTCTATTCGGCATTGTTCCTTTCGGGTGAGCCTCTGGATAAGAGGTTTTTCCGGAGTATGCTGGAGCCTGTGAACCTTGAAAACAGGCTTCTTGAGTATGCCGAGGAGTTCAACGAGCTGGATACCGGCCTGCGCATACGCATGGTTTCGGGTGGCTTCCAGATGGTTACCGAGAGCAGTCTGGTGGAGGAGCTCCGACCCCACTTCGGTGAAAAGACCGAGACATTCAGCAGGGCATCCCTCGAAACCCTCTCAATAATCGCATATAAACAGCCGGTAACAAGGATAGAGGTAGACGAGATACGGGGGGTTAACTCCTCCGGTACGGTTCGCTATCTGCTGGACAGGAATATGATAAAGGTAATAGGACGAAAAGAGGTCCCCGGAAGACCCCTTTTATATAGCACAACAAAGCAGTTCCTCGAATATTTCGGGATGAACGATCTATCCGAACTCCCCACCTTCAGGGAGTGGCAGGAGCTCAAGCAGGTTAAATGATAAGGATTAATAAATATATTGCCTCCAGACACGGATGTTCCAGGCGTGAGGCGGACAGGCTCATCGCCGCTGGAAAGGTTCGTGTTAATGGGGAAGTTACCGAAGAGATGGGTCTGCAGGTGGACCCCGATAAGGACGATGTCGAGGTTGAGGGCTATAAAGAGGTCACAAAGGACAAGAT encodes:
- a CDS encoding site-2 protease family protein, translating into MDFNLTEYLRFMALAIVPFFFAITVHELSHGFVAYRLGDDTAKNAGRLTLNPFAHIDIFGLLFLLITRLFGWAKPVPVNFGNLRNKKYGMAIVAFAGPASNLIIAVISAILLRLIEFIPVQEGSTAFQVIYPLYIMIRLSVQINVALAIFNMIPILPLDGGRILFNFLPMDKAMAFAKTEQYGFFIILALFLTNVFDRTVLPVIRFCYQLLL
- the trpS gene encoding tryptophan--tRNA ligase, producing the protein MKRVLSGMRPTGRLHIGHYFGALKNWVKLQDEHECFYFVADWHALTTNYENPEDIIELRRELLLDWLSVGLSPDKCTMFVQSKNIYHAELNLLLSMITPVGWLERCPTYKELKQEVSDKDLSNLGFLGYPVLQTADIVMYSADFVPVGVDQMPHLEISREVVRRFHHLYSTDVFVEPKGLLTETPKIPGLDGRKMSKSYGNAITLSEDLKEVETKLKRMKTDTNRMRKTDPGNPEICPVFDYHKVFSTEEERGYITEGCTTAGIGCMECKKILIKHVMELLEPIQDRRKHYEAEISNADEFLAESQKRANDEAAAMMERVRSAIRI
- the osmF gene encoding glycine betaine ABC transporter substrate-binding protein OsmF, whose amino-acid sequence is MMRKLLLLLLVAALPLTAFAEPKAVVGSKIDTEGALLGNMIILVLEEHGFETVDKTELGPTNIIRKAIKTGQIDIYPEYTGNGGFFFDHINKNVFKNADEGYKAVKKADHEKNGLVWMTPAPANNTWAIASRKDLAEEHNLESLEDLARYMNNGGEVKLAASEEFASRPDTLKAFQKVYGFEFSGDELLLLSGGNTAQTEQAAAQRINGVNLAMAYGTDGALAALGLVVLKDTKGVQPVYEPAPVATEEFYKKYPEVEDYLAPVFKSLNGETLQRLNASIALEGRGSKQVAEEYLKSKGFIK
- a CDS encoding segregation and condensation protein A, producing the protein MSQLLDVSLDNFEGPLDLLIHLIYKNELDIYDIPIAFITESFITVINEMEKLDIEVAAEFINMASYLIYLKSRMLLPRDSFFDEDMDPEEEKYLFTQRLVEYSFYKDVSDLIREKEQEAGKSLMRSDSIYIPKEAQEPEDPFRLACAFFEVLNKETEPNMVVERSLISFEDTVEKIRTLVFSKYRFFWTDILENCHSRQEVAVSLLAVLELVKMRVAVAIQQENFGDILIEKGVEEDGEG
- the scpB gene encoding SMC-Scp complex subunit ScpB encodes the protein MERDKEKKLFYSALFLSGEPLDKRFFRSMLEPVNLENRLLEYAEEFNELDTGLRIRMVSGGFQMVTESSLVEELRPHFGEKTETFSRASLETLSIIAYKQPVTRIEVDEIRGVNSSGTVRYLLDRNMIKVIGRKEVPGRPLLYSTTKQFLEYFGMNDLSELPTFREWQELKQVK